The Setaria viridis chromosome 9, Setaria_viridis_v4.0, whole genome shotgun sequence sequence TGAATCAAGGGAGAAGGTATCGGTCAGAGAGCCGCCTCGCTGCAAGGCTCTGGCAGGATGCAGCAGCCTGCAACTCGTCTGCCCTTTTCTTTTAccgctactttttttttcctgttcgTTCTTTCTAAAAGCAACCGCTGCTTTAGGTCCCGTTTtattccactgacttatttttagcacccgtcacatcgaatgtttagatactaattaggagtattaaacgtagactatttacaaaacccattacataagtggaatctaaacggcgagacgaatctattaagcctaattagtccatgatttgacaatgtgttgctacagtaaatatttgctaatgatggattaattaggcttaatagattcatctcgccgtttagattccacttatgtaattggttttgtaaatagtctacgtttaatactcctaattagtatctaaacattcgatgtgacacgtgccaAAAATAAGACAGTGGAAGAAAACGTCCCCTTAGTATAGACAAGCAACCGTATGCAGTTAAGCACTACTCGCAAGCCCTTGCAATTTGAAACTGTGTTTATAGAAAGAGAACAATTCTGATAAATGGAAATAGTACTTATTTTACGTTTATTTAGCTAGTTGGAAACGAGCCACCATACAATGTACTGCTAGCATTCAAccttaaaaggaaaaaaaaagactgtCTTTACTGGTGGTTTGCTCAATTAGGTTAAATTTAGAGGGTTTTTTTCAGTTTGTTTGGTGCCGATCGAATACAATGGATCAAAAGCAGATATCACGCGGCGGAGACAATAACGAAGAGGAGGCAGCATGCGTGCATCCATATCAACTGCTGACATGCACCGATGCACGCATCGATTTGCCTTTCGCCAGCTTGCAGCGGTTCACCAATGCGTGTACGGTTCCAGGAACAGACGCATGCCATTCGCAAGCATGCCAGCAGAATGGGTGCTCTTGTTTGTCCATGCCCCTGGGCCCACATGCCATACAAACATTACCACCCGTTAGTTTGTACAGTGCAGCCATTTAGGATTCCAAGTGTTTAAAATTAACCGTACATtacttttttaaggaaaaattAATCATACATTACAGATGAGGTTGATTTTGACTAGTAGTACAACTAGTCGTTCCCACACAAAGACAGTCGTCTGAAAAAGTAGTAGTACTCCGTATGTACTATAGTACTAGTAGTGCACATGGTGCAAAGGTGTTGGACTCTTCCTCTCCACCCAATTACCCTCCCTGcccctggctggctggctccCCATCTCTGGTTCTCTCGTACCCTTTTATTTTTTGTGATGAACGGTATGCAAATTTGCATCTTTTATGTGATAAAAGCTGCTCGATTCCGGCTCTTCGATCTGAAAAAGATCAATGTTTGTACGAGATGTAGCATGTTTGCATCTCTTTCTATCGCTCTAGATCTAATCGAATCTGGCTTAAATGGTTGGTCTTTATTGTTTTGGTTTGGTTGACATCGTGAAATTCGCCTCTTTTATCAGGTAAAGTTAATTGATTCGCTCTTCTACTAGTTTTTGGAGTcttatatatattgttgagaaATTGACGCTCCGAACTTGACACTGACTTCCTGAAAGTGATACCAAAGTATTGTGCTACTACTTATTTTATAGACCCTTACCCATACTACTTCGAGAAGACCTTCGCACTAACACCAATGTGGGAGACCAACTCTCTACAAGGAAATTCAAACCTTTATTCACTACTCAATTTGATACAAGACTCACTTGCACACTCTTTGTGTGGCTATCCTACCATGACACCACTACACTACATGGCTACCTTGCAATCTCCTACTTGAGACCTCTTATGTCATGGTatggctaggagggaggggagcacctctacttataggtgctcatgatccttatggtgttgccatgtggtaacttccacactcttcttTACAAATATCTAACTCTAGAACTTTCTCTCATCCTTATCCTACCATATAAATATCTTGTTCTAGATTATTCTACACTTCGCTATGAAGCATAGCAActatggctcatgcattctctccaattttctgaAAACTTTTTACCTTGCCATGATCTTACCTCTCGTGCACAGGCAGCTCCTCcttctctccctttcttcctcctccttctctccctttcttcctcctcctgctctccctttcttttctaggcgggcgggcgggtgcgggtggtggtggtggcgggttgGCTTtttttgaaacaccaaccgggactaaagggggtctttagtcttgggtgaatgacccgggactattcttggggcatgttgactgacagccatgggcttggtacactgaATTATGAAGGCTATCGTCATGAattttgtgcactgagtttcAGAAGCTTCGCTAatcttggggcatgttgactgatagccatgggcttggtacatcgaattacgAAGTCTATCATCacgggttttgtgcactgagttccggaagctccgctaacaggcttggtacatcgaatttagGAGGCTACGGGCACGGGTTTGGTGCATTGAGTGCTGGATgctcacaacggctacaccctaaggaggcacaaatcctatgcgtgACAATACGCGCTCTCCTCatccaaaaggcagaaaagtctcaatgaaggaagaagacggactcctattAGGATTTCTCTATAATCCTACGACTTGTACTATGTAATTCTATTAGGACTATTCCTTATAACCGACCAGTAATCccgcccctggagtatataaaggagggcagggatcCATAAATCGGTAGatcaagacctcatagaactacAACAGAGgtccaaatcctcaacaccaaacaacacccaagtgcaaggcgcaatatacaataccccaaacagcacgtagggtattacgctactctgacggcccgaacctgtataaatctgtgtcttgtatcctcacttttaccttcgagtttcaggtccgatgattccccaccaaccaatctactactgAGGGGAACCGACAGCTGGCACCTCACCAAATGGGCCCTTAGTATCTCTAAAATAAGAGAGCATGGAGAGGAGGAAGTGGATCATAAAACTGAACTTGAACAATATTTAGGATATATACTCTCTTCGTAATTAGCATAAGTCAAATTTTCTAACTCTAACTaagtttttagaaaaaagataTTTACATGTAAAATACCAAATAATAtactatcaaaatatatttcatagtTAAATCAATTAAATTAATTTGTCACTTTATATTTAGCTTTTTTTCTATAATCTTATTAGTCAAAGTTAGAAAAGAAATTGACTTAGGATATAGTAAAAGTTAAAGGGGTTTGACTTAGTACAAAACTAAAATAGAGTAGAGACTAACATGTAAGGAAAAGAGCAGGAGATTAAATTTCGTGTTGGTTGGTCCAAGAATTCTTAGAAAATAATTAGacgatgaaaaagaaaaagaaaaatatcgtATGATTCAATTTGGTATCAAATCAAAATAAGCTATGTTGATACTACCTTTCTATGTTGTCATGGCATCCACGACCTACTTGAGACCATACTCGCATGAAGAAGCGAAGCGCCCTACCTCGAGAATCTCCAAGAAAATCCAAACGGCAGCGATACTTGGTTGCATTGGAGAAGACGAGACAAGCTGTCGTGAGTATATTGGTATAAGAAGGGACCAGAAAAGGAACGGAAAGATAGCTCCTTGCTGTCTAAAGGACGCGTGCGACTCACGGAGTCACTAGAAATGAGCTGCATGCATGAacgtgtttttttttaataccaAGCTTGCATCACAGTATATGTCAGCATAGCCCACATGTATTATATGCCTCCCAAAATTCTGATGctgagcaactccaagagtacgcTACAAAATTCTTTcccaaaactatatattgggagttcttccaaaaaaaatttcctccaaaaacaaatcaatccacagcagatcgctaataaatagcccctaatattttaaaacaggccatgttatcgtattgggcccattgGAAGGGACAcgcgagcgtgcgggaatcaagattgggggaggaatgccaacgctaaaatatacgcggtggtaggttgttttttagcgttgctaaaaagttggggaaggtttgggtggactgttggagttcgttttttctccttttttccctaaaaaaggtactgggggtaagattagcagcctcttggagttgctctaagtcaTTTTCTCCAAATTAAACTGGAATTCAATTCATAAGTGCTATATTTCATAGGTAGTGATCTATTTGAGCCTCAAAGTTCTTATGTTTCTTATTGCTGGATGAATTGTTTGCTTTTCATGAGGGTCCGACATCGAGGCAAGAGGTCGGTCAGCCCCAAACTCCTTTCCCGTAGCCCGTAGGTAGGTAGGCCTTGGCCTCCTGGCAGGCTGGCCCATGGTCACGATACTCGTGTATTACTCGATTATATGGCCGATCTTTTAGGCGAACCGGACCGGTGGAGGCTCCGATTCCCGGTTTTTCTGGTCGGACCACCGGTTCGATCCGGTCCTAATAACTGTGCCCGTAGATAGGTAGGCCTTGGCCTCCTGGCAGGCTGGCCCATGGTCACGATACTCGCGTATTACTCAATGAGTGAGACGCGTTGATGTTCTCGATCCATGCCCCTTAAAGTTGCTTAATTTGTTTCTTGAAATGCATTTGTTTTCGGGTATTCTTGAAATGTATTTGTAAGATATCTCTTTCATATAATATAATATCAGTGGaaaagtctattttactcccctcacctatccactttatcCGCTTAACCCCCTAAGTAAAGTTTCTCCTTAAACTacttcatttggtccaatctacacttaattagatttctcttttttttctttgtgtatgagttgaattttgagttcaaattttgtgagcatatacaaaacatgatgccttatcTTAAGAAATTATACTaaatttttttcatgattattttcataggttaggaatatttaatatgaaattgatcttagatatacaaaactgtatgaaaagtaatcatgaaaaatttctaatatatttttctaacatagagCATCATGGCATAAGTTAAttgacaaaatctgaaattaaaactcaatttGTAcgtgaaaaaacaaaaaagaaaaatctaattaggggtagattggaccaaatgaaatagtttgggaAGTAAAGTGAGACTAAATTTTTCTTAGGGGattaagtggacaaagtaaataggtgagaaagtaaaatggactttttccttatAATCAGCTGGGGGCATACCCTcctgtttaaaaaaaaagaggttgCTTTTGGTGACCATCCAATTTTACAATCGAGACTAGTAGCCGATTCACGTGACCTGTACATATCAATTCTTTATACTTACAAGTTTCTAAACAAATTATTCCCGGACGACACTCCGTTCCAACAAGAACTTGGAACGAACTCGGATTACTAAGAAAAAAGAACTCAAATGAAAAGAATGTATAAAAGATTGGATTGCCGACCCAAACTAGTTACAATATAATCGACTGTAGCAGCAGATTTACACACCCTGCACATACCAATCCTCAGTACTACACAAGTTTTCAATTTGTAACTTTCCAGGAAAGGTTCCTTCTGGTGGCGAGACATAGTGAAACTCATTGATCTATACAAGGGGATAGCTTCTGCCAGAGTTTCAGATGGTAGTACAATTTTATTCTGGAAGGATACTTGGAACAATCATCTCCTATCACGTGATGTTCCACAGCTAGCCTCCTTTGCAAAAGATGAGAGAATCACCCTCAAGGAGGTTATACAGGATCATTTGCTCAATGCAGTACATCTTCCTTTGTCAGCAGAGGCGCATGGTCAGTTTGCACAATTACAAGAATTCTTACAACAGATTGATAATACACAGCCTCAAGACCTATGGGTTTACAGCTGGGGTAATCCTATCTTTTCAGCTTCCAAGACATACAAAACCCTCATTGGAGAAAGAGGAGTCCACCCGATACACAATTGGCTATGGAGATCCACATGTCAAAAGAAccacaaagttttcttttggtTACTCATCAAAGACAGAGTCAATACCAAAGATGTCCTAAGCAGGAGGTCCATAGTTTTGGAATCCACAACGTGCGAAATGTGCATCCTACAGAAACGCGAGACAGCAGCACATCTCTTCCTGCGATGCAATTTTGCTAAGGCCTGTTGGCGCTTGGTTGGCATCACTTACCCTTCCACCAGATCGGCCACCTCCATTTTCAATACCATTCGAAGATAGCTACAATTACCATTCTTTATGGAAATCATAATTCTCATGACTTGGAGTATTTGGACAATCAGAAACGACTGGACTTTCAATAATTCTGCTccgacgatcagggacgtcacAAGGAAATTTGTTTCAGATTTTCGTCTGGTAGCCCTTCATAGGGCTAGGACCCAAATGCAATCCCTTATGTTAGACTGGGTAGACGCTTTGTAACCTGTTATTTGAactcctttttctctctttcttccctTGGTTTTagtctcttttttcttttgcttcggTTTTGTTTTGTATTTGTTTAACTCTTTAATATATTCAGGAGGGGTCACCCTCctgttccttaaaaaaaaagttttcaaTTTGTCGAGTTGTTTCCCAACAACTCTCCAACCCAACAAGGTGTATATGTGAAAGTAGCACTGATGATTTGATAAGGATATTTAATGTGTAACTCTCCCAAGTCTTGAATCTTGGAGCTATTAAAATAATATGCCACGACTCTTGAACTCCACAAAAGCAAGAAGATAATCTCCCTGTAAGGGTGGAATCCAAATACTTCAATACCCTTGCAGGAGCATTTTTCACCCCATTCTCCAATTCCATCGTCATTATCGTCGTCAGAGTCCCAATCCAACTCTTTCTCCTGTACCAGTTCTTTGTTAGTAGTTTCTTGGTCATTATAGTTACCGTCTTGTAAAATCCATGGTCTGTATGTGTACTCTGGGAGTTTCATGTGTACTCTGGGAGTTTCACGGCTTGCAGGTTGGCGTCATGCTTCAATACCCACTCCATCTTGCCACCAAATTCATCGAGGAACCAAACATGGAGTTGCTTTTGATCATCAACTACCACAAGATGTACCCCATTCTTTGACTTTCCAAGACAAGGTTGGTAATATTTACTCGTTTTAATACTGGTCGGCAGGGGAAGCACTTGATATGTATCATTGGACAAGGTTATTCTGCAATACAAGTTACGGGCAAAAAGTTAGCAATACAAGTTagctcgcgcgtcccttccaaTGGACCCAATAcaatgacgtggcctgtgtctgaaatattgggggctatttattagcgatctgctgtggactgatatatttttaaggaatttttttttgaagaactgGGCATaattttgaggaagaattttttagatacTCTTGGAATTGCTCTAAGCAACCGGCAAGCCTTCAAACGCAAATCAAACACTTTATTACCATTTTCCGTTGCAATATAAAACTAGATAGTTACAACTATACAGTAAGTAAGAGGTAAAGATATCACATATACATCTCGCTAGGGTTTCGTCCGCCGACCGTTCCAGCCGCCGCCATGCCTCGCCGTAGCTCAGGTCAtcacctcccgctcctcctAGGGTTTCGATTCGAGATGCGGTTCATGCTTGCGTTGAGGGGGTCGTGGttggctcctcgcctcctcgcgGATCCGTCGTCTGGGCGCGTAGATTTGGTTTTTTGTTCGATTCAATCCCTATGATGCTGTCTGCTTATGTTGAACGGAATGATGTTCGTCGTGTGGCGGTAGGATTGCGCTTGTTTGACATGTTTAGATGCAGAAATCGCCGCATCTGTTGAAAGGCGATGAATGGGCTGGGTCTCGGGGCTGTTTAGGGGACTGCAAGATAAGAGATGGGCGGGTGTCAACTGGTTGGAAACAGATTGCTTCTTGAATAACCGATTGCAGATTCTATTCCATTCGCAGGCGGTTCAGACAGGGGCATAGAACAAATCTGAATCCCACGAGCACCTCGGGCCTCCCTACTCACCCGTGGGATCCTACTGCCACAAGCCCAGCCCACAACCGTGGTGCTCCTCCCTCCCTACCTCTCTGTCTGGCAGGGGGCCCGTATAAAGGCGTTCGCATCAGttttagagagagaaagaaacctAAAACCCTGCTCTcccgatggcggcggcgaacggcggcgcCTCCCGGCGCTCGCGGCCGAACGTGTTGGTGACGGGGACTCCGGGCACAGGGAAGACGACGACGTGCTCCCTCCTCTCTGAAGCTGCGGGTCTCCGCCACGTCAACATCGGCGACCTCGTCCGCGAGAAGAGCCTCCACGACGGCTGGGACGACGACCTCGAGTGCCACGTCATCAACGAGGACCTGGTaagcctccacctccgccgctaaTCCCCCATTCTCCCAGTCCTGGCTCCTGTGTTCATCGAATCGTGTAATCTGTACCGTAATTTCGTCATTTCCCGcgtagattaaattaaaaatagagCGGAAATATCTGATTTCTTATGCGTGGATCCTGAAAATTGGTGGTTATTCTGGGGTTGATTTGCGCTGTGCCTTGTATTGTTTTTATGCCTTCCGTGTTAAGCTTTTAAGATGCAAtaattttgtatatgtgttttgTAATAATGTCGTCTGCCCAACAACAGGGCAAGTTTCCAGGCTAGCATTACTGCTTTAGCTAGGCGCCATTTGAGAAACAGGGCCTCGCCCATGGTTAGCTGGTCATTCTGAAATCTTGATCACCTGTCAGAACAGGTAGATTCGAGACATTTTGTATGCTCCTGTAACAAACAAAATCCCATGTTAAATTGATTGATGCATACACTGGATAAATAGGTCTGAAGTCTCATCTCTCATTTGTCTCAGAGG is a genomic window containing:
- the LOC117838579 gene encoding adenylate kinase isoenzyme 6 homolog isoform X5, translating into MAAANGGASRRSRPNVLVTGTPGTGKTTTCSLLSEAAGLRHVNIGDLVREKSLHDGWDDDLECHVINEDLVCDELEDMMEEGGILVDYHGCDFFPERWFDLVVVLQTDNSILHDRLTSRILFAEVIRVPSSQTT